One Sediminicola sp. YIK13 DNA segment encodes these proteins:
- a CDS encoding TonB-dependent receptor plug domain-containing protein yields MIFKKLLICLIIFVCASIQAQNEKYVMIGWDASLSMGDRIIDNDLKFLENYFKVNKEVKVNLVIFSNAVVENQEIQIKDGNWKSLQERLENIVYDGATNYSVLEQVISLHHTDLLLFTDGNQNMVSTVPNFGVKTFIINSNPYKDQFGLNKLLVTNRARIFDYGILEEKKDVTDSPKASNSDTAEASEPRSPGINLEEVVVTENIKDNKEGRTVRTASGDADEDRVGVAVQSIGEEDITPIQTNVSQSVQNKFSGVEVKQNQDISQVKMRTDNSMLLNNYGLIVIDGVPQQQSNSNESSPMANFGFLNPDNIADITVLKGMAATTQYGTLGANGVILITTKSSKVSKTNGEKPDLARLKNNIYEEDTDLEESTFTPVYKSLLKSTSPKEAYENYIALRNFNGSSVQFYMDAFNYFKPDNPALAIRVLSNVVELFPEDISKLRAASLALSSVGAFKEVVHINDRIISVDPKEVQSYLDIALALRDQGKWQPALDRLLALDKGDIGATLNKEVISKTLDREIRNILFLHKSQLNTTTVDPKYFNNLKYNVRLVFEWNTPRADFELQFVNPQNRFFKWDHSTLSNPERIEDEISNGYSSEEFEFYGDVKGKWVFNATFLGSSSINKKESFTLKCSIYENFGAPDQNKREVLVNFTEPLQKLNIATLQVQ; encoded by the coding sequence ATGATATTCAAAAAATTACTGATATGTCTCATCATATTTGTCTGTGCTTCAATTCAAGCACAAAATGAAAAATATGTAATGATAGGATGGGACGCATCCCTTTCTATGGGTGATAGGATTATTGATAATGATCTTAAATTCCTAGAAAATTACTTCAAGGTCAACAAAGAGGTAAAAGTCAACCTCGTTATTTTCAGTAATGCTGTAGTGGAAAATCAAGAAATCCAGATCAAGGACGGTAATTGGAAATCACTACAGGAAAGATTAGAAAATATTGTTTATGATGGTGCTACCAATTATAGCGTACTGGAACAAGTTATCTCCTTACATCATACCGATTTATTGCTCTTCACAGATGGGAACCAGAATATGGTCAGTACAGTTCCAAATTTTGGGGTTAAGACCTTTATTATAAACAGTAACCCTTATAAGGATCAATTTGGACTTAACAAACTGTTGGTGACCAATAGGGCCAGGATATTCGACTATGGCATTTTGGAAGAAAAGAAGGACGTAACAGACTCCCCTAAAGCATCCAATTCTGATACAGCTGAAGCAAGTGAACCAAGATCGCCAGGAATAAATTTGGAGGAGGTTGTTGTGACAGAAAATATAAAGGATAACAAGGAAGGTAGAACAGTGAGGACTGCGTCTGGTGATGCAGACGAAGATAGAGTGGGTGTGGCTGTACAATCCATAGGCGAGGAGGATATTACTCCAATACAAACCAATGTTTCACAATCTGTACAGAATAAATTTTCGGGAGTAGAGGTAAAGCAAAATCAAGATATCAGTCAGGTAAAAATGCGTACCGATAATTCTATGTTATTGAATAATTATGGTCTTATCGTTATAGATGGGGTGCCGCAGCAGCAATCCAATTCCAATGAATCTTCTCCGATGGCGAATTTTGGGTTTTTAAATCCTGATAACATAGCGGATATCACAGTATTAAAGGGGATGGCAGCTACCACACAATACGGCACACTAGGCGCCAATGGGGTCATATTGATCACTACAAAAAGCTCTAAGGTGTCAAAAACAAATGGCGAGAAGCCGGATTTGGCCCGCTTAAAGAATAATATTTATGAAGAGGATACCGATTTGGAAGAATCTACTTTCACCCCTGTTTATAAATCGTTGCTTAAATCCACCTCACCAAAGGAAGCTTACGAAAATTATATTGCCCTACGTAATTTTAATGGTAGTAGTGTTCAATTTTATATGGATGCTTTTAATTATTTTAAACCGGACAACCCAGCACTGGCTATTCGCGTCTTATCCAATGTTGTCGAATTATTCCCTGAGGATATTTCTAAATTAAGAGCAGCTTCTCTTGCCTTATCTTCCGTTGGGGCATTTAAGGAAGTTGTGCACATAAATGATAGAATTATAAGTGTAGACCCCAAAGAGGTACAATCTTATTTGGACATTGCTTTAGCATTAAGGGACCAAGGGAAGTGGCAACCGGCCCTAGATCGATTATTGGCACTGGATAAAGGTGACATAGGCGCTACATTGAACAAAGAGGTGATATCAAAAACCCTTGATCGTGAAATTCGCAATATCCTATTTCTTCATAAGAGCCAATTGAATACGACCACAGTAGATCCTAAATACTTCAATAATTTGAAATACAATGTGCGTTTGGTTTTTGAGTGGAATACCCCGAGGGCGGATTTTGAATTACAATTTGTAAATCCTCAAAACAGATTTTTTAAATGGGACCACAGTACGTTGTCAAATCCAGAAAGAATCGAGGATGAGATATCCAATGGATACAGCAGTGAGGAATTCGAATTTTATGGGGACGTAAAGGGAAAATGGGTTTTCAATGCAACCTTTTTAGGCAGTAGCAGCATCAATAAAAAGGAGAGCTTTACTTTAAAATGCAGCATTTATGAAAATTTTGGGGCACCCGATCAAAATAAAAGAGAGGTTTTGGTCAATTTTACAGAGCCACTCCAAAAATTAAATATTGCCACACTTCAGGTGCAATAG
- a CDS encoding M24 family metallopeptidase encodes MRTIFLFLFLLINVSVTAQQILPEVERAKVVDEIMEERFNVLLPALMDKTGIDMWIVISREYNEDPVIKTMLPATWLNARRRTILMFYRNKSKNSIEKLAVARYNVGESITSAWDKEKEPDQWKRLMQLIEERNPSIIGLNFSKDHNIADGLDKTDYDEFMANLPQKYRSSVSSAEKLAVGWIETRTAREMVIYNQLVDITHDIIAEAFSEKVITPGVTTTTEVEWWMRQKVTDLGLETWFHPTVDIQRSSEELVSHLYSFSGRPDDMVILPGDLLHCDFGITYLRLNTDCQELAYVLKPEEKAAPAFLVNGLKDGNRVQDFLTNNMIAGRTGNEILAKSLSEAKAVGLRPSIYTHPLGLYGHSAGTTIGMWDSQGGVMKDDGENYPLNPNTVYAIELNTTITIPEWKRDIRIMLEEAGFYGDDGFRYVNGRQTELLLIPRIKEHQGN; translated from the coding sequence GAACTATTTTTTTATTTCTTTTTTTATTGATTAACGTTTCCGTTACGGCTCAACAAATATTACCTGAGGTAGAACGGGCCAAGGTGGTGGATGAAATTATGGAGGAGCGCTTCAATGTATTATTACCTGCCTTAATGGACAAGACAGGAATAGATATGTGGATTGTTATCTCAAGGGAATATAATGAAGACCCTGTCATTAAAACAATGTTGCCTGCAACTTGGTTAAATGCAAGAAGGAGAACCATTCTGATGTTTTACAGAAACAAGTCCAAGAATAGTATTGAAAAACTTGCTGTTGCACGTTATAATGTCGGAGAGAGTATTACATCTGCTTGGGATAAGGAAAAGGAACCTGATCAATGGAAAAGACTAATGCAATTAATTGAGGAAAGGAATCCGTCCATAATAGGTCTTAATTTTTCCAAGGACCATAATATAGCAGATGGTTTGGACAAGACCGATTATGATGAGTTTATGGCAAATCTTCCACAAAAATACAGGTCTAGCGTGTCCTCGGCAGAAAAACTGGCCGTAGGGTGGATAGAAACAAGGACTGCAAGGGAAATGGTGATTTATAATCAATTGGTAGACATTACCCATGATATTATAGCAGAGGCATTTTCTGAAAAGGTAATTACCCCAGGAGTTACCACCACTACCGAAGTTGAATGGTGGATGAGACAAAAAGTAACGGATTTAGGGTTGGAAACTTGGTTCCATCCTACAGTAGATATTCAAAGGAGCAGCGAGGAATTGGTCTCACACCTATATTCCTTCTCAGGTAGACCAGATGATATGGTGATACTACCGGGAGATTTGCTGCATTGCGATTTTGGAATTACCTATTTGCGTTTGAATACTGACTGTCAGGAACTGGCCTATGTTTTAAAGCCGGAGGAAAAGGCAGCTCCAGCATTTTTGGTCAATGGCCTAAAAGATGGGAATAGGGTACAGGACTTCTTGACAAATAACATGATAGCCGGTAGAACAGGGAATGAAATCTTGGCAAAGTCGCTTTCCGAAGCAAAAGCCGTAGGATTAAGGCCATCAATTTATACACATCCCTTAGGCTTATACGGTCACTCTGCAGGTACTACCATTGGAATGTGGGATTCGCAAGGAGGGGTGATGAAAGATGATGGTGAAAATTATCCCTTGAACCCAAATACGGTTTACGCCATAGAATTAAACACCACCATTACAATTCCAGAATGGAAAAGGGATATCCGTATAATGTTGGAAGAAGCCGGATTTTATGGAGATGATGGCTTTAGGTATGTCAATGGACGACAAACAGAATTGTTGTTGATTCCGAGAATTAAGGAGCACCAAGGAAACTAA